The following are from one region of the Gigantopelta aegis isolate Gae_Host unplaced genomic scaffold, Gae_host_genome ctg5366_pilon_pilon, whole genome shotgun sequence genome:
- the LOC121366342 gene encoding heparan sulfate glucosamine 3-O-sulfotransferase 6-like, with the protein MVYTIEKSPDYILSQDSAVRIKEAATVTGHNVTDLKFIVMLRNPVVRAVSEYIELQSHFVYETKKGFYCFKKVIGDPLICMNGAKGRPHPFVDEKIIEKLKHYFQPWNEKLYSI; encoded by the exons atggtttatactatTGAAAAGAGTCCAGACTATATTTTGTCTCAAGATTCTGCTGTACGGATAAAGGAGGCAGCTACAGTAACAGGTCACAATGTGACagatttaaaatttattgtAATGTTACGTAATCCTGTAGTCAGAGCTGTATCTGAATACATTGAACTGCAA AGCCATTTTGTGTATGAGACAAAGAAAGGAttctattgttttaaaaaagttatTGGTGACCCATTGATATGTATGAACGGAGCAAAAGGAAGACCACACCCATTTGTTGACGAGAAGATTATTGAGAagctaaaacattattttcaaccTTGGAATGAAAAATTGTATTCTATC